The Scomber japonicus isolate fScoJap1 chromosome 8, fScoJap1.pri, whole genome shotgun sequence genome has a segment encoding these proteins:
- the LOC128363284 gene encoding protein NipSnap homolog 3A-like, giving the protein MLKLRSSCVRSAAALLSPAAAAQPRARLSTGSQQQHSTFYEFRTYCIRPDQNAAFLKLTNEQIHLRTAHSELIGYWSVEYGGLNQVFHIWKYDSYSKRAAVRAALAQDPSWLSNYISKAMPMLTSQYNEVTYLVPWSHLKKPPQDGGVYELITLQMRPGGPSVWGEAFHAAVSARDAPGYGKLVGAFHNEFGPLNRVHSLWWFESADRRAELRHKSHTDARVVAAVRNSVVHLDHQESKLMFPCAFSPLK; this is encoded by the exons ccTCGTGCGCGCCTCTCTACCGGCTCCCAGCAGCAACACTCAACCTTCTACGAGTTCCGCACCTACTGCATCCGTCCGGACCAGAACGCCGCCTTCCTCAAACTGACCAATGAGCAGATCCACCTGCGCACCGCTCACTCTGAGCTGATTGGCTACTGGAGCGTGGAGTACGGCGGCCTGAACCAGGTGTTCCATATATGGAAGTACG ACAGTTACTCCAAGCGGGCAGCGGTCCGGGCAGCTCTGGCTCAGGACCCCTCCTGGCTCTCAAACTACATCTCCAAGGCCATGCCCATGCTGACCAGCCAGTACAACGAGGTCACCTACCTGGTTCCCTGGAGCCACCTGAAGAAGCCTCCACAGGACGGAg GTGTGTACGAGCTGATCACCCTCCAGATGCGTCCTGGCGGTCCGTCGGTTTGGGGCGAAGCGTTCCACGCTGCCGTCAGCGCTCGTGATGCTCCGGGTTACGGAAAGCTGGTGGGAGCGTTCCACAACGAGTTCGGCCCGCTGAACAGAG ttcACTCTCTCTGGTGGTTCGAGAGCGCCGACCGTCGCGCTGAACTTCGGCATAAATCTCACACTGATGCCAGAGTCGTTGCTGCAG tcaGAAACAGCGTCGTCCATCTGGACCATCAGGAGAGTAAACTCATGTTTCCGTGCGCCTTCTCTCCACTGAAgtaa